A part of Arachis hypogaea cultivar Tifrunner chromosome 12, arahy.Tifrunner.gnm2.J5K5, whole genome shotgun sequence genomic DNA contains:
- the LOC112729635 gene encoding transcription factor DUO1-like — translation MHGNKRKKERGDELVDYIRKGPWKKEEDEVLLNHVSKYGPRDWSSIRSKGLLHRTGKSCRLRWVNKLRPNLKNGCKFTAEEERVVIELQAQFGNKWAKIASYLSGRTDNDVKNFWSSRQKRLARILQASASTSTSKSHRNKPKLHHHLPTFQVTILTFLFCFHAV, via the exons ATGCATGGgaataagagaaagaaagagagaggggaTGAATTAGTAGATTACATAAGGAAAGGGCCATGGAagaaagaggaagatgaagtgCTACTCAACCATGTAAGCAAGTATGGCCCCAGAGACTGGAGCTCCATTCGATCCAAGGGTCTTCTTCATAGAACCGGCAAGTCTTGTCGCCTTCGTTGGGTCAACAAGCTTCGACCTAACCTCAAGAA TGGGTGCAAGTTTACAGcggaggaagagagggttgtgatAGAATTGCAGGCACAATTTGGGAACAAATGGGCTAAGATTGCGTCCTATTTGAGTGGAAGAACAGACAATGATGTCAAGAATTTCTGGAGCAGTAGGCAGAAGAGGCTTGCTAGGATTCTTCAGGCATCAGCATCAACATCCACCTCCAAATCACACAGGAACAAACCTAaacttcatcatcatcttcccaCTTTCCAGGTAACCATTCTAACATTTCTCTTCTGTTTCCATGCCGTTTAA
- the LOC112729636 gene encoding uncharacterized protein: MVALPDLIKPKLPNSEQEESALLESNKSSSMMEQIPFPQIPDELQTDLTPFSLGDQDFLTRIDDPNFADYFGPLGAYELGLAPQHTIGFPFFDPSEGSCRIGSTDIIGSSKNYDSIFDDLPVNMFDHMDPPSIPSKL; the protein is encoded by the coding sequence ATGGTGGCATTACCAGATCTTATCAAGCCCAAGTTGCCTAATTCTGAGCAAGAAGAATCTGCACTTTTGGAGAGCAATAAAAGCAGTAGTATGATGGAACAAATTCCCTTCCCTCAGATTCCTGATGAACTCCAAACTGATCTAACACCATTCTCATTGGGAGACCAAGATTTCTTGACTAGAATTGATGATCCAAATTTTGCTGATTACTTTGGACCTCTTGGTGCATATGAGCTTGGGCTAGCCCCACAACACACCATTGGGTTCCCTTTCTTTGATCCATCAGAAGGAAGTTGCAGAATTGGGTCAACGGATATCATAGGTAGCTCCAAAAACTATGACAGCATCTTTGATGATCTCCCAGTTAACATGTTTGATCATATGGATCCACCTTCAATTCCTTCCAAGCTCTGA